From Aspergillus fumigatus Af293 chromosome 3, whole genome shotgun sequence, a single genomic window includes:
- a CDS encoding putative mitochondrial phosphate carrier protein: MPKYQVRRHRPSDQCQTPSSSSHFLILDVIFSNLTWDSLYPCVILEAFNAQNPLNRPKEPKQAGSAALIRREPFPAWSVIDESKRKADAFAKEAAREFDVVSQKAQAKTGKIEPWTPKYYAACTVGGLLACLYKSNMEAFRVIRNAEGIRGVFTGWSPTFFGYSGAKAQGAFKYGGYEFFKKFYSDLVGPERAHKWKTSVYLAASASAEFIADVALCPFEAVKVRTQTTIPPEFKGTFSGISQVIGKEGVAGLYKGLYPLWGRQIPYTMMKFASFETIVEAIYKKLPRKKEEYGKGSQTAVAFTGGYLAGILCAVVSHPADVMVSKLNANRLPGEAFGAAIGRIYKDIGFMGLWNGLPVRIVMIGTLTGLQWMIYDSFKIFMGLPTTGGGPPAGKKETKAAGF; this comes from the exons ATGCCAAAGTACCAAGTCCGACGTCATCGTCCTTCCGACCAGTGTCAGACcccttcgtcctcttcccaCTTCCTCATTCTCGATGTAATCTTCAGTAACCTCACTTGGGATAGTCTGTACCCGTG TGTGATCCTCGAGGCCTTCAACGCCCAGAACCCTCTGAACCGTCCTAAAGAGCCCAAGCAAGCGGGATCTGCGGCTTTGATCAGACGGGAGCCTTTCCCGGCGTGGAGCGTGATTGATGAGTCTAAGAGGAAAGCCGATGCCTTTGCTAAAGAGGCGGCTCGAGAATTCGATGTCGTCAGTCAAAAGGCTCAAGCCAAAACAGGCAAGATTGAGCCATGGACCCCCAAGTACTATGCAGCTTGCACCGTCGGAGGTCTGCTGGCTTGT TTGTACAAGAGCAACATGGAGGCGTTCCGCGTGATTCGCAATGCAGAAGGCATAAGAGGCGTGTTCACTGGTTGGAGTCCGACATTTTTCGGATACAGC GGGGCAAAGGCTCAAGGAGCATTCAAATATGGCGGTTACGAATTTTTCAAGAAGTTCTATTCTGATCTCGTGGGACCGGAGCGTGCCCATAAATGGAAGACCTCCGTGTATCTGGCTGCCAGTGCGTCGGCGGAATTCATCGCTGATGTCGCCCTATGCCCATTCGAAGCTGTCAAGGTGCGCACGCAGACAACTATTCCTCCTGAGTTCAAGGGGACTTTCTCTGGAATTTCCCAGGTCATCGGCAAGGAAGGAGTTGCTGG TCTCTACAAAGGCTTGTATCCACTCTGGGGTCGGCAAATCCCATACACCATGATGAAGTTCGCGTCTTTTGAAACCATTGTGGAAGCCATCTACAAGAAACTGCCccggaagaaggaagagtaCGGCAAGGGCTCGCAGACTGCAGTCGCCTTTACTGGTGGTTACTTGGCCGGTATCCTTTGCGCCGTCGTGTCTCATCCCGCTGATGTTATGGTGAGTAAGCTGAATGCTAACCGACTGCCTGGCGAGGCATTTGGTGCCGCAATTGGCCGTATCTACAAGGACATTGGCTTCATGGGTCTTTGGAACGGTCTCCCTGTCAGAATCGTTATGATCGGAACTCTT ACTGGATTGCAATGGATGAT CTACGACTCGTTCAAGATCTTCATGGGTCTTCCAACCACCGGCGGTGGCCCTCCTGCCGGGAAGAAGGAAACAAAGGCCGCAGGCTTTTAG
- a CDS encoding DUF3602 domain-containing protein, producing the protein MPVHSNPHKPSLNTHRKPGQGNIGADPTQYVDAGIVREGPYGDQGDGAYSAGRGGAGNIGSPNVRPTSRVPHDAEIIPELAIRKSTDENYHVGRGGQGNVHLDGETRKGKEEKKRQQHQQHPEGLADKLKHKLLGRG; encoded by the exons ATGCCTGTCCACAGTAACCCTCACAAACCATCTCTTAACACGCATCGCAAACCAGGCCAGGGCAACATCGGCGCAGACCCCACCCA ATACGTCGATGCCGGTATTGTCCGCGAAGGCCCCTACGGCGACCAAGGCGACGGCGCCTACTCGGCTGGT CGCGGCGGAGCCGGCAACATCGGCTCCCCCAACGTGCGACCCACGTCGCGGGTGCCCCACGATGCGGAAATCATCCCCGAGCTGGCAATCCGCAAGTCGACGGATGAGAACTACCATGTTGGT CGCGGCGGCCAGGGCAACGTCCATCTGGACGGGGAGACCCGCAAagggaaggaggagaaaaagcgccagcaacatcagcaaCACCCTGAAGGGTTGGCGGATAAGCTCAAGCATAAGCTTCTTGGGAGGGGTTAG
- a CDS encoding DUF2406 domain-containing protein, producing the protein MKMAPSQTVASPRPSRGFSFGGRSDKSRRSSNAGSNKISLKESSEEKHRRSLHTKADPTLAMSEAQPMAVALEQSTLGSLRAMQHKDRFGQIITDPDLSNPTRPRFERPLETIRSFEAAIEGTYSSRPVSWARTESPNGGEQNKRGSYYGESSRGNGYYPNRGYSDQSGHFNQRGTYSRPESYVDTYNGQPQDNGYYPYNQGGGRRPRPNPRVYTDQTGYSNGSNGYAQHSYQKSVDNITAASGSGGSHTDAWGNSTDPSSVNSSIDQLSQQLQYGQQGFNSQPNLNGYAPAPPKPPVHSFNQAPAFDPNAGGPVGGPPAAASAPNRRQLRKSVNMSDTGDKRKSWFKRKFGKD; encoded by the exons ATGAAGATGGCCCCCTCACAGACGGTCGCGTCGCCCAGACCCAGTCGTGGTTTCAGTTTCGGTGGCAGGTCTGATAAATCTCGCCGGTCGAGCAACGCTGGCAGCAATAAAATCTCTCTCAAAGAGTCTTCTGAGGAAAAGCACAGACGCAGTTTACATACCAAAGCTGATCCAACGCTTGCTATGAGCGAAGCGCAACCAA TGGCTGTGGCCCTCGAACAGTCGACTCTGGGCTCTCTAAGAGCTATGCAGCACAAAGACCGATTTGGGCAGATTATCA CCGATCCCGATCTTTCCAATCCCACTCGTCCTCGATTCGAACGTCCATTGGAGACCATTCGATCTTTCGAAGCTGCTATTGAAGGGACGTACAGTAGTAGACCCGTTTCCTGGGCGAGAACAG AGTCGCCTAACGGTGGAGAGCAAAACAAACGTGGCAGCTACTATGGAG AGTCCAGCCGTGGAAACGGATACTATCCAAACAGAGGATACAGTGATCAGAGTGGACACTTCAATCAGCGGGGGACCTATTCGCGACCAGAGAGTTATGTCGATACTTACAATGGCCAACCTCAAGATAATGGCTACTACCCGTACAACCAAGGCGGCGGTCGTCGACCTCGACCCAACCCGCGGGTGTATACCGATCAGACAGGATACAGCAACGGCTCGAATGGATACGCACAACATTCATACCAAAAATCCGTCGATAATATCACTGCAGCCTCTGGGTCGGGCGGAAGCCACACTGATGCTTGGGGCAATTCGACAGACCCCAGTTCTGTGAATAGTTCGATCGACCAATTGTCCCAGCAGCTACAATATGGACAGCAAGGGTTCAACTCTCAACCCAATCTCAATGGCTATGCGCCAGCGCCTCCAAAGCCCCCCGTACATAGCTTCAACCAAGCACCGGCCTTCGATCCTAACGCTGGGGGCCCTGTCGGCGGCCCCCCAGCAGCCGCGTCAGCGCCCAACCGCCGTCAACTGCGAAAATCGGTGAACATGTCCGATACAGGGGACAAGCGAAAGAGCTGGTTCAAGCGCAAGTTTGGCAAGGATTAA
- a CDS encoding 60S ribosomal protein eL33 → MPSEHGHRLYVKGRHLSYQRSKRAVNPNTSLIKIDGVDSTEAANFYLGKKVAFVYRAKREVRGSNIRVIWGKVTRPHGNSGVVRAQFRHNLPPKSFGATVRVMLYPSNI, encoded by the exons ATGCCTTCGGAACACGGTCACAGAC TCTATGTCAA GGGTCGCCACCTGAGCTACCAGCGCTCCAAGCGCGCGGTCAACCCCAACACCAG TCTGATCAAGATCGACGGTGTTGACAGCACTGAGGCCGCAAA CTTCTACCTCGGCAAGAAGGTTGCTTTCGTTTACCGGGCGAAGCGTGAGGTTCGGGGTTCCAACATCCGGGTCATTTGGGGCAAGGTTACCCGGCCACACG GCAACTCCGGCGTTGTCCGTGCTCAGTTCCGCCACAACCTCCCCCCCAAGTCCTTCGGTGCTACCGTCCGCGTCATGCTCTACCCCTCCAACATCTAA
- a CDS encoding glucose-6-phosphate dehydrogenase: protein MSSTIARSDEQQNAGTLELKDDTVIVVLGASGDLAKKKTFPALFGLFRNKFLPKDIKIVGYARTKMDHEEFLKRVRSYIKVPTKEIEEQLDSFCGLCTYISGQYDQDDSFINLRKHLEKVEKGHKEQNRVFYMALPPSVFTTVSEQLKRNCYPKNGIARIIVEKPFGKDLQSSRDLQKALDPNWKEEEIFRIDHYLGKEMVKNILIMRFGNEFFNATWNRHHIDNVQITFKEPFGTEGRGGYFDEFGIIRDVMQNHLLQVLTLLAMERPISFSSEDIRDEKVRVLRAMDPIEPKNVIIGQYGKSLDGSKPAYKEDDTVPKDSRCPTFCAMVAYIKNERWDGVPFILKAGKALNEQKTEIRIQFRDVTSGIFKDIPRNELVIRVQPNESVYIKMNSKLPGLSMQTVMTELDLTYRRRFSDLKIPEAYESLILDALKGDHSNFVRDDELDASWKIFTPLLHYLDDNKEIIPMEYPYGSRGPAVLDDFTASFGYKFSDAAGYQWPMTSTTPNRL from the exons atgtcCAGCACAATAGCCCGATCTGACGAGCAGCAGAATGCTGG CACACTCGAACTTAAAGATGACACCGTCATCGTAGTACTAGGTGCCTCGGGAGACCTTGCTAAGAAGAAGACT TTCCCTGCTCTTTTTGGGCTC TTCCGCAACAAGTTCCTTcccaaggatatcaagatcGTCGGATATGCTCGAACAAAGATGGACCACGAAGAATTCTTGAAGCGAGTGCGATCATACATTAAGGTTCCCACCAAAGAAATTGAGGAGCAGCTGGACAGCTTCTGCGGTCTCTGCACCTACATCTCCGGTCAATATGACCAGGACGATTCTTTCATTAACCTGAGGAAGCACCtcgagaaggttgagaagggcCACAAGGAGCAAAACAGAGTCTTTTACATGGCGCTGCCTCCCAGCGTCTTCACCACTGTGTCAGAGCAACTGAAGAGGAACTGCTATCCCAAGAATGGCATTGCTCGGATCATC GTTGAAAAGCCTTTCGGTAAAGATCTTCAAAGCTCGCGTGACCTCCAGAAAGCCCTTGACCCGAActggaaggaagaagagatctTCCGGATTGACCACTACCTGGGTAAGGAGATGGTCAAGAACATCCTTATCATGCGCTTCGGCAACGAATTCTTCAACGCCACTTGGAACCGCCACCACATCGACAATGTACAG ATCACATTTAAGGAGCCTTTCGGTACAGAGGGTCGTGGTGGCTATTTCGATGAATTCGGTATTATCCGTGATGTCATGCAAAACC ACTTGCTGCAGGTCCTGACATTGCTCGCCATGGAGCGTcccatctccttctcctctgaaGATATCCGCGATGAGAAG GTTCGTGTCTTGCGTGCCATGGATCCCATCGAACCTAAGAACGTCATCATCGGCCAATATGGGAAGTCTCTGGATGGAAGCAAGCCCGCATACAAGGAGGACGACACTGTTCCTAAGGATTCCCGGTGCCCGACATTCTGCGCCATGGTTGCATACATCAAGAACGAGAGATGGGATGGTGTTCCCTTCATTTTGAAGGCTGGAAAGG CCCTAAATGAGCAGAAGACCGAAATTCGCATTCAATTCCGCGATGTCACATCTGGTATTTTCAAGGATATCCCTCGTAACGAGTTGGTTATCCGAGTGCAGCCCAACGAGTCGGTGTACATCAAGATGAACTCCAAGTTGCCTGGCTTGTCCATGCAGACCGTCATGACTGAGCTGGATCTCACCTATCGCCGCCGTTTCTCTGACTTGAAGATTCCCGAAGCCTACGAATCGCTCATCCTGGACGCTCTGAAGGGTGACCACTCTAATTTTGTGCGTGACGATGAGCTCGACGCAAGCTGGAAGATTTTCACGCCTCTCCTACACTACCTTGACGACAACAAGGAGATCATCCCCATGGAATACCCCTACG GCTCCCGCGGACCCGCTGTTCTTGATGACTTCACTGCTTCGTTTGGCTACAAGTTCAGTGATGCTGCGGGTTACCAGTGGCCCATGACCAGCACTACCCCTAATCGTTTGTAG
- a CDS encoding putative sucrose transporter, producing the protein MPQAARWVGSPSIKGKSESMRMALLTFSLLGLQFTWGIEMTFTASCDLTSPALEIDCTPYLLQLGLTKSRTSLVWIAGPLSGLIIQPLIGVIADRSRSKWGRRRPFMVVGSCIVAVCLLVLGWTTEIVSLFVKDAEKAKNVTIALAVLSIYAVDFAINIVQACCRSLIVDTLPIPLQQAGSAWGTPMEKRERFKSFLNFSRRQWTFLLAFRQFVGRNSGLGLAGSPSFSTVLLGSVRRTSDTKSPKTLHSQATFSAKLDASAPPDSKRSRFTPRPPPGIAALLKRITAIRPDLQTSWMISHVMFAATMIFAPLARSRAFATCLVALCGIPWAISSWAPFAFMGVEINKLAMGPAAAARSSGVTMITSSTIRSSNFDTDTEMDVLRLNHHDTDSDSDSDDDANIPSTGELAGIYLGVLNLLDDYAMLADSSECLTAFQHKPLMIELMIIHNMDMRFCLVPEPESVASD; encoded by the exons ATGCCACAGGCTGCACGATGGGTGGGTTCTCCCTCTATCAAGGGAAAATCGGAGTCGATGCGAATGGCACTGTTGACATTCAGCTTGTTGGGGTTACA ATTTACTTGGGGCATTGAAATGACCT TCACCGCGTCTTGCGATTTGACCAGTCCCGCACTCGAAATAGATTGCACGCCGTACCTGCTCCAGCTGGGCCTTACAAAGTCTCGGACTTCGCTTGTGTGGATTGCTGGCCCCTTGTCTGGGTTGATCATTCAGCCTTTGATCGGTGTCATTGCGGATCGTTCACGCTCGAAGTGGGGAAGGCGCAGGCCATTTATGGTCGTTGGTTCGTGTATTGTCGCAGTGTGTTTGCTAGTGCTGGGGTGGACGACGGAAATTGTCAGCCTATTCGTGAAAGATGCAGAGAAG GCAAAAAATGTCACCATAGCCCTTGCCGTCCTGAGTATCTATGCAGTTGACTTTGCGATCAATATAG TTCAGGCTTGTTGTCGCAGCTTGATCGTTGACACGTTACCGATTCCATTGCAACAAGCTGGGTCAGCATGGG GGACTCCGATGGAAAAGCGGGAGCGGTTCAAGTCATTTCTCAACTTTTCAAGACGACAATGGACCTTCCTCCTCGCATTCAGGCAATTTGTTGGGCGCAATTCTGGGCTTGGATTG GCTGGTTCCCCTTCCTTTTCTACAGTACTACTTGGGTCGGTGAGACGTACTTCCGATACGAAGTCCCCAAAGACGCTCCACAGTCAAGCGACTTTCTCGGCGAAATTGGACGCGTCGGCA CCTCCGGACAGTAAACGGTCCAGATTCACACCTCGCCCGCCACCTGGGATAGCTGCGCTTCTTAAGAGGATCACAGCGATACGACCAGACCTGCAGACATCATGGATGATATCTCATGTGATGTTTGCTGCGACCATGATCTTTGCACCTCTGGCCCGGTCTCGGGCATTTGCCACATGCCTCGTGGCCCTGTGTGGTATCCCGTGGGCGATCAGCAGCTGGGCGCCTTTCGCATTCATGGGAGTGGAAATCAACAAGCTGGCGATGGGACCTGCAGCCGCAGCGCGCTCTTCTGGCGTGACCATGATTACTTCTTCTACTATCCGTTCCAGCAATTTTGACACGGACACGGAGATGGACGTCCTACGACTCAACCACCATGATACGGACAGTGACAGCGATTCCGATGACGACGCAAATATTCCTTCCACTGGCGAACTGGCTGGTATCTACCTCGGCGTGTTGAAT CTACTCGACGACTACGCTATGCTCGCTGACAGCTCCGAGTGCTTAACTGCATTTCAACATAAACCCCTGATGAT TGAACTAATGATAATACATAATATGGACATGCGTTTTTGCCTGGTGCCAGAGCCAGAATCAGTAGCATCTGACTGA
- a CDS encoding ThiJ/PfpI family protein, translating into MASPQGGEAPFDPASASASAKPESDTTDITALARHWEAWTHTYKIRELVARAGAGEFDAVFYVGGRGAAGKPIAAVSHGPAALLNATAPSGVSLLAGAGVTGFSREEEDAAGMAPALPFQLETELERVSGGGYVKADRSGTKVVVSTTAGLCSPLITGQNPASAAGVAREILRVLGCD; encoded by the exons ATGGCCTCCCCTCAGGGCGGCGAAGCGCCCTTCGACCCAGCCTCTGCCTCAGCCTCCGCGAAACCAGAATCCGATACAACCGACATCACCGCTCTAGCGCGGCACTGGGAGGCTTGGACGCACACGTATAAGATCAGGGAGTTGGTTGCCCGTGCGGGAGCGGGGGAATTCGACGCGGTGTTCTATGTGGGTGGGCGGGGGG CGGCGGGAAAGCCTATCGCCGCGGTCAGCCATGGGCCTGCGGCGCTGCTGAATGCGACGGCACCCTCGGGGGTATCTTTGCTTGCTGGAGCAGGGGTGACGGGTTTCTcgagggaagaggaggatgcggCGGGAATGGCGCCGGCTTTGCCATTTCAGTTGGAGACGGAGCTGGAGCGCGTATCTGGGGGTGGATATGTCAAAGCGGACCGATCTGGGACCAAGGTTGTTGTATCTACGACGGCCGGGCTGTGCTCGCCGCTGATTACAGGGCAGAATCCGGCTAGTGCGGCTGGCGTGGCTCGGGAGATTTTGAGGGTATTGGGGTGCGATTGA
- a CDS encoding DUF1708 domain-containing protein: MPFFTRVFRSKDSNAAKKSTKNPVVENTGPAKPTWTDAWQRTEVAPEEVQELLRGCTQELKARALQTPFLLLPFRPTTESSDARYFIRNYFNKSVEKGAPWSGDALSQELRLTDPTVLCSVLKWCWSRLPGGVVTWDAYELFKVGEQDSQLARDAFSTFIPISVDSDARTKIIFDFFDLLAAIAAHGKSNGLGGRKLSRYAGWWAFEHSDAGNGFEAAYKNWAAAADATSHLFFAYLRSISPDSPRGISGISTLPIALQTLVQATEYPPETPTLLQVSTTKVVMIVDTVSPTPFALLRRAKNFEYRDSDRHLQEFASFDDPVKALTDECLRVLKCVSSTNQSSTSDPTTSVPEASWSRFEDLGFGATDLDNDADATSLARNEFAGGLRSAPHSVAGDLGRPTTPSWADFMSSGFNDSNDFKPQVAPLLLPPDKVLPPIATVRGQSSQSHKRTLDSEVPAEPAELASITTLDLDDSFWWVWISSLAVEEPASRKAVFGRCALIETIIKDTKWLVLEEQVKGAAPEPEPGAYIVEKKRFFTFSSRKGMIGRRKSSAKKVSAVEESYNRANNLAPHSKTSIAPDQHARIQAAAAALQKKHREQEQEAVNRSKASVPNDSRYSKATSVMSLQPGIMSEASQAMKWARNYDKNAYRAAYLKDSRAGTGALTDENEAAVNGKVSEPPASPALSSSTHQAPPPVPKDSVPSSPTPIEHMQRGSVDENAASRQDTISAAAESLPKQSTDTTDDSRARLKKKPGNTGFKGMFGTTRKKNDLESKPPMKPTGAQPSAVAAARAALEGKAKEAQETVRPNGASTLRKPVPAPAAAPPAAPAEVASPPARVEKPVPEPQTVTTDEQHDGPPMTRRDAEYDALSRVDTNERTAADREFSRFDQGPLVEQPAFAPEDSPVSEAFADKSAPAATVSEYPNRTGVSERSTSPTAAPANSSYDRWAQIRKNAAERAARLEQSGSYRYSQDEGNTSEEESFESRAARIKARVAELTGNMQAAS; encoded by the exons ATGCCCTTTTTCACTCGTGTCTTCCGGAGTAAGGACTCCAATGCTGCAAAGAAATCGACCAAGAACCCCGTTGTCGAAAACACGGGTCCCGCAAAGCCCACATGGACCGACGCGTGGCAGCGAACAGAAGTCGCTCCTGAAGAAGTTCAGGAGCTCCTACGTGGATGCACTCAAGAATTGAAGGCTCGAG CTCTCCAAACACCGTTTCTACTGTTACCGTTCCGTCCGACCACCGAGTCCTCCGATGCACGTTATTTTATCCGTAACTACTTTAACAAGTCTGTCGAAAAGGGCGCGCCTTGGAGTGGAGATGCGCTGTCGCAAGAGCTACGACTTACGGACCCAACG GTCCTCTGCAGTGTCTTGAAATGGTGCTGGAGCAGACTCCCCGGAGGAGTTGTCACCTGGGACGCGTATGAACTTTTCAAAGTCGGCGAACAAG ATTCTCAACTCGCCCGCGACGCATTCTCCACGTTCATCCCAATCAGTGTCGACTCGGATGCTCGAACCAAGATTATTTTCGACTTTTTCGACCTGCTAGCTGCCATTGCAGCACACGGCAAGTCCAACGGTCTCGGAGGCCGAAAGCTCTCGAGGTATGCTGGGTGGTGGGCTTTTGAGCATTCGGATGCGGGCAATGGCTTTGAAGCTGCCTACAAAAACTGGGCCGC CGCTGCCGATGCCACGAGCCATTTGTTCTTCGCCTATCTCCGCTCGATATCTCCCGACTCTCCGCGTGGTATAAGCGGTATCTCAACTTTGCCCATCGCTCTCCAAACCCTGGTCCAAGCAACGGAGTATCCGCCTGAAACGCCGACCCTTCTGCAGGTCTCGACCACAAAGGTCGTCATGATCGTTGATACCGTCTCACCGACTCCGTTCGCCCTTTTGCGACGTGCGAAGAACTTTGAATACCGGGACAGTGACCGGCATCTGCAGGAATTCGCCAGCTTTGACGACCCCGTCAAGGCCCTTACCGACGAGTGCTTGCGTGTCTTGAAATGCGTCTCGTCAACGAATCAGTCCAGTACCTCCGACCCGACGACATCGGTGCCAGAAGCGTCCTGGTCGCGGTTTGAGGATCTGGGATTTGGCGCCACCGACTTGGACAACGATGCAGATGCGACTTCGTTAGCAAGGAACGAGTTTGCGGGCGGTCTTCGGTCCGCTCCTCATTCCGTCGCGGGGGATCTTGGTCGCCCTACAACTCCATCCTGGGCAGATTTCATGTCCTCCGGCTTCAATGACAGCAACGACTTCAAGCCGCAAGTTGCTCCTTTGCTCCTTCCACCAGACAAGGTCCTGCCTCCAATTGCTACGGTGCGAGGCCAAAGCTCTCAGTCTCACAAGCGTACCCTGGACTCGGAAGTTCCTGCCGAACCTGCCGAGCTTGCCAGCATCACCACACTGGATCTGGACGACTCCTTCTGGTGGGTCTGGATCAGCAGTCTGGCCGTAGAGGAGCCTGCTTCGCGGAAGGCGGTATTTGGTAGGTGCGCATTGATCGAAACGATCATTAAGGACACAAAGTGGTTAGTTCTGGAGGAACAGGTTAAAGGCGCAGCGCCGGAGCCTGAACCAGGTGCGTACATtgtcgagaagaagaggtttTTTACCTTCTCTTCTCGCAAGGGAATGATCGGTCGGCGCAAATCGTCGGCCAAAAAAGTGTCTGCCGTTGAAGAGTCCTACAATCGCGCCAACAATCTCGCTCCCCATAGTAAGACTAGCATTGCACCTGATCAGCATGCTCGCATTCAGGCTGCTGCCGCGGCTTTGCAGAAGAAGCATCgggaacaggagcaggaggccGTTAACAGATCGAAGGCTAGCGTGCCGAACGACTCACGGTACTCAAAGGCAACCTCCGTTATGTCTTTGCAACCAGGAATCATGAGTGAGGCTTCTCAAGCGATGAAGTGGGCCAGGAATTATGACAAGAATGCCTATCGCGCCGCCTATCTCAAGGACAGCCGGGCCGGGACAGGTGCGCTGACCGACGAAAATGAGGCGGCTGTGAACGGCAAGGTGTCAGagccgccagcttctccggCACTGAGCTCATCAACCCACCAGGCGCCACCTCCGGTGCCCAAGGACAGCGTGCCAAGCTCTCCCACGCCGATTGAGCATATGCAAAGAGGCAGTGTGGACGAAAATGCCGCCAGCAGACAGGACACTATCAGTGCAGCTGCTGAATCTCTGCCCAAGCAGTCAACTGACACGACAGATGATTCAAGAGCCAGACTAAAGAAGAAGCCTGGCAACACGGGCTTCAAAGGTATGTTCGGAACAaccaggaagaagaatgaccTGGAGTCGAAACCGCCAATGAAACCTACTGGGGCTCAGCCGtcggctgttgctgctgctcgTGCGGCTTTAGAaggcaaggccaaggaagcccAGGAGACAGTTCGCCCCAATGGCGCCTCGACTTTGAGGAAACCCGTTCCAGCTCCGGCGGCGGCTCCCCCCGCTGCTCCAGCTGAAGTCGCAAGCCCACCTGCACGCGTGGAGAAACCAGTCCCTGAGCCGCAGACCGTCACTACTGACGAACAGCATGATGGGCCCCCGATGACCCGTCGTGATGCTGAATACGATGCACTTTCCCGCGTAGACACTAATGAGCGAACGGCAGCGGATCGTGAATTCTCTCGATTTGATCAGGGCCCCTTGGTGGAACAGCCAGCGTTCGCTCCTGAGGATTCTCCTGTCTCTGAAGCATTCGCTGACAAGTCTGCGCCTGCTGCCACTGTTAGCGAATACCCCAATAGGACCGGAGTTTCTGAACGTTCAACGAGCCCTACGGCAGCCCCGGCCAATTCATCTTATGACCGCTGGGCACAGATTCGCAAGAATGCCGCGGAAAGGGCCGCTAGACTCGAACAGTCCGGTTCCTACCGATATAGCCAAGATGAAGGTAATAcaagcgaagaagaga GCTTCGAGTCTCGTGCTGCTCGTATCAAGGCGAGAGTGGCCGAATTGACTGGAAATATGCAGGCCGCAAGCTAA